One Streptomyces sp. BA2 DNA window includes the following coding sequences:
- a CDS encoding NADP-dependent oxidoreductase: MKAAALTTFGGPEVLTLSDVAPPQAGPGEVRVRVRVAGVQHFDARIRGGWTPPYLKAVEPPVVPGNEFAGVVDQAGEGVTEFEVGAEVLGFSTLGCYAEYVVAPVAKVVHKPANMPWQIAGGFSGNGQGAHMALQDMKVGPGDTVLIHAAAGALGTFSVQLAKAWGATTVIGTASEANHAYLRSIGAVPVTYGEGLADRVRAVAPQGVDAAMDNVGPEALRASVEVVKDRNRIRTMVADETAQELGVPLLAPARSTTRLRELVELYAQGRIELHIRGAYPLARAADAHRALETGHGHGKIVLTLD; this comes from the coding sequence ATGAAGGCTGCAGCCCTGACGACGTTCGGCGGACCTGAGGTCCTGACGCTGTCGGACGTGGCCCCTCCTCAGGCCGGTCCAGGTGAGGTGCGGGTGCGGGTGCGGGTCGCGGGTGTCCAGCACTTCGACGCCCGTATCCGCGGCGGCTGGACGCCGCCCTATCTGAAGGCGGTCGAGCCGCCGGTGGTGCCCGGCAACGAGTTCGCCGGCGTCGTCGACCAAGCCGGCGAAGGCGTCACGGAGTTCGAGGTGGGCGCCGAGGTGCTCGGGTTCAGCACCCTGGGCTGCTACGCCGAGTACGTGGTGGCGCCGGTCGCCAAGGTCGTGCACAAGCCGGCGAACATGCCGTGGCAGATCGCCGGCGGGTTCTCCGGCAACGGCCAGGGCGCGCACATGGCTCTGCAGGACATGAAGGTCGGCCCCGGCGACACCGTGCTGATCCACGCTGCCGCGGGGGCGCTCGGCACGTTCTCGGTGCAGCTCGCCAAGGCGTGGGGGGCCACCACGGTCATCGGTACGGCCAGCGAGGCGAATCACGCGTATCTGCGGTCCATCGGTGCCGTGCCGGTGACGTACGGCGAGGGTCTCGCCGACCGAGTGCGGGCCGTGGCACCGCAGGGCGTGGACGCCGCGATGGACAACGTGGGTCCCGAGGCCCTGCGCGCCTCCGTGGAGGTGGTCAAGGACCGCAACCGGATCCGCACCATGGTCGCCGATGAGACGGCCCAGGAACTGGGGGTGCCCCTCCTCGCGCCCGCCCGGTCGACCACGCGTCTGCGCGAGCTGGTCGAGCTGTACGCACAGGGCCGCATCGAGCTGCACATCCGGGGCGCCTATCCCCTGGCGCGGGCCGCGGACGCGCACCGGGCCCTGGAGACCGGGCACGGACACGGCAAGATCGTCCTCACGCTCGACTGA
- a CDS encoding aromatase/cyclase: MAVHEQAARAAHEVKVAAPAQQVYRLLADLDNWPWMFRPFVHVELLGTEGDFERVGMWTTTGDEVGHWIALRRLDEARLRIDFRPQTPEAPLATMQRTWVVEPLSERECTVRLLHRYTLTEDDPAAREATDHVIDTIAGAETEAVRTAAELANETPELLVTVTDTVDIEARAGEVYRTLYDVRAWPRILTHVARAKTLQDAEGLQLVEIDTVEAAGGLLAMRTARVGRPAHTIAYKQLVLPPIGSSHHVRWHIAPTPKGARVTSEQTAVIDRDGVERMLGQGNSTAEATSFVRRELSAKARLLLGGVKEHLETR; encoded by the coding sequence ATGGCAGTACACGAGCAGGCGGCGCGAGCCGCGCACGAGGTCAAGGTGGCGGCACCTGCCCAGCAGGTCTACCGGCTCCTTGCCGACCTCGACAACTGGCCCTGGATGTTCCGGCCGTTCGTCCACGTCGAACTCCTGGGAACCGAAGGGGACTTCGAGCGGGTAGGGATGTGGACCACGACCGGGGACGAGGTCGGGCACTGGATCGCCCTGCGGCGCCTGGACGAGGCCCGGCTGCGCATCGACTTCCGTCCCCAGACGCCCGAGGCCCCGCTGGCGACCATGCAGCGCACGTGGGTCGTCGAGCCGCTGTCCGAGCGGGAGTGCACCGTCCGGCTGCTGCACCGCTACACCCTCACCGAGGACGATCCCGCGGCGCGCGAGGCCACCGACCACGTGATCGACACGATCGCCGGCGCCGAGACCGAGGCCGTGCGGACAGCGGCCGAACTGGCGAACGAGACACCGGAGTTGCTCGTCACCGTCACCGACACCGTCGACATCGAGGCGCGGGCCGGCGAGGTGTACCGCACCCTGTACGACGTGCGTGCCTGGCCCAGGATCCTGACGCACGTCGCGCGGGCGAAGACCCTGCAGGATGCCGAAGGGCTGCAACTCGTGGAGATCGACACGGTGGAGGCGGCCGGCGGGCTGCTCGCCATGCGGACCGCGCGGGTGGGCCGCCCCGCGCACACCATCGCGTACAAGCAACTCGTGCTGCCGCCGATCGGCAGCAGTCACCATGTCCGCTGGCACATCGCACCGACGCCGAAGGGCGCCCGTGTGACGTCCGAGCAGACGGCTGTCATCGACCGGGACGGCGTCGAGCGGATGCTGGGCCAGGGCAACAGCACGGCCGAGGCCACGTCCTTCGTACGGCGCGAGCTGAGCGCGAAGGCCCGGTTGCTTCTCGGGGGCGTGAAGGAGCACCTGGAGACGCGGTGA
- a CDS encoding nucleotide disphospho-sugar-binding domain-containing protein yields MSHHGIEVDAMRVLFAVSPGLAHLYPSSGLAWAFRVAGHDVAVATSGVSTEAAAHAGFAVREVSPGADFAAVFRRPGSAQERARASRELGLAVAENPRTPDTILEKFSRVSDLMLEGTLRFAEAWQPDLIVYSRLQGAALVAARALGVPAVDHGFSFMREGALPERYLPYLTPLYERAGVPAELPSITSLYFAPQHMMHGEGEGWPMRAVPFQGGGTLPDWMAEPKSRPRVCVTLGTTVPRVSGVGSLESVLNAAGDVDAEFVLALGDDPELDTLGTLPDNVRLVGYTPLSTLLTTCDAVIHHGGAGTTLASSHAAVPQLAMPHGADNWLNAAMIERCGLGLNREPGDVDAALLKTLLHDEGLRASVRDGARALTAEPGPDQIVPRLLDLIGK; encoded by the coding sequence GTGTCTCATCATGGAATCGAGGTCGACGCGATGCGCGTGCTGTTCGCCGTCTCTCCGGGACTGGCCCATCTCTATCCATCGTCCGGTCTCGCCTGGGCGTTCCGCGTCGCGGGTCACGATGTCGCCGTGGCCACTTCGGGTGTCTCCACCGAGGCCGCGGCCCACGCGGGTTTCGCGGTGCGTGAGGTGTCGCCCGGTGCCGATTTCGCCGCCGTCTTCAGGCGGCCGGGATCGGCTCAGGAGCGGGCGCGCGCCAGCCGGGAGCTGGGACTGGCCGTTGCCGAGAACCCGCGGACGCCGGACACCATCCTGGAGAAGTTCTCCCGGGTCAGCGATCTGATGCTGGAGGGCACCCTTCGCTTCGCCGAGGCCTGGCAGCCGGATCTCATCGTGTACTCCCGGCTGCAGGGGGCGGCACTGGTCGCCGCGCGGGCTCTGGGCGTGCCGGCGGTCGACCACGGGTTCAGCTTCATGCGCGAGGGAGCGCTGCCCGAGCGCTACCTTCCGTACCTGACTCCCCTGTACGAACGGGCGGGCGTCCCGGCCGAGTTGCCCTCCATCACGTCCTTGTACTTCGCTCCCCAGCACATGATGCACGGAGAGGGCGAGGGATGGCCCATGCGGGCCGTCCCCTTCCAGGGGGGCGGCACCCTGCCCGACTGGATGGCCGAGCCCAAGAGCCGCCCCCGCGTCTGTGTCACGCTGGGCACCACGGTGCCCCGTGTGAGTGGTGTCGGCAGCCTGGAGAGCGTGCTGAACGCGGCCGGTGACGTCGACGCGGAGTTCGTGCTCGCGCTCGGCGACGACCCGGAACTCGACACCCTGGGCACGCTGCCCGACAACGTGCGGCTCGTCGGCTATACGCCGCTCAGCACGCTGCTCACCACGTGTGACGCGGTCATCCACCACGGCGGTGCGGGGACCACTCTGGCCTCCTCCCACGCCGCGGTTCCGCAGCTGGCGATGCCCCACGGCGCCGACAACTGGCTCAACGCCGCCATGATCGAGCGGTGCGGGCTCGGCCTGAACCGCGAGCCGGGCGACGTGGACGCGGCGCTGCTCAAGACACTGCTGCACGACGAGGGGCTGCGCGCGTCCGTCCGGGACGGCGCGCGTGCGCTGACCGCGGAGCCGGGCCCCGACCAGATCGTGCCGCGCCTGCTCGACCTCATCGGAAAGTGA
- a CDS encoding NmrA/HSCARG family protein produces MTLSDNKIILVVGATGNQGGATARELLSRGWTVHALVRNPDKPEARAIEEQGAVLVQGDLDDVESLRRAMAGVHGVFSVQALAYEPETLADEVRQGKTVADVAKESGVAHLVYSSVDGAERGSGIDHFESKAEIEKHVLSLDIPTTILRPVFFMNNLLYFSVEDGERVMKLPVKPERPMQFIASDDIGFFAAEAFDKPKEYIGRQVALGGDEISFSEVAAVYERLTGTPTRLEPQPIEDRMFVWFAEEGYQADIPALRKQHPGLLTLEKFLSQRLPAAS; encoded by the coding sequence ATGACGTTGAGCGACAACAAGATCATTCTCGTCGTCGGCGCCACCGGGAACCAGGGTGGCGCCACGGCCCGCGAGCTGCTGTCTCGCGGATGGACCGTGCACGCACTGGTGCGTAACCCCGACAAGCCGGAGGCGCGGGCGATCGAGGAGCAGGGCGCCGTACTCGTCCAGGGTGACCTCGACGACGTCGAGTCGCTGCGTCGTGCCATGGCAGGCGTGCACGGTGTGTTCAGCGTGCAGGCGCTGGCCTACGAGCCGGAGACCCTCGCCGACGAGGTGCGCCAGGGCAAGACGGTGGCCGATGTGGCCAAGGAGAGCGGCGTCGCGCACCTGGTGTACAGCTCCGTGGACGGTGCCGAGCGCGGCAGCGGCATCGACCACTTCGAGAGCAAGGCCGAGATCGAGAAGCACGTCCTGTCGCTCGACATCCCCACCACGATCCTGCGGCCGGTGTTCTTCATGAACAACCTGCTGTACTTCTCCGTGGAGGACGGCGAGCGAGTGATGAAGCTGCCGGTGAAGCCCGAGCGGCCGATGCAGTTCATCGCCTCCGACGACATCGGCTTCTTCGCTGCCGAAGCCTTCGACAAGCCCAAGGAGTACATCGGCCGCCAGGTCGCGCTCGGCGGTGACGAGATCAGCTTCTCCGAGGTCGCCGCGGTCTACGAGCGGCTCACCGGTACGCCGACCCGCCTTGAGCCGCAGCCCATCGAGGACCGGATGTTCGTGTGGTTCGCCGAGGAGGGCTACCAGGCGGACATCCCGGCGCTGCGAAAGCAGCACCCCGGCCTGCTGACGCTGGAGAAGTTCCTCTCCCAGCGGCTGCCCGCCGCCTCCTGA
- a CDS encoding MDR family MFS transporter, with protein MPTKSEAPPLGRPLIVLAGVQMVGSFAALLDATIVTVALDATSREFDASESAVAWASTAYLLTMALVTPVVGWAIDRFGARRMWMSALTVFLVGSVLCGLAWSLESLVAFRVVQGIGGGLVLPLNMAILAQAAGPERFGRIMSMVGIPGQLAPIMGPVLGGVIVAAAGWRWIFFINIPLCLLALVLSWRVLPAGLPPGKAPLDRVGLALLPPGLVLLVYGFSRIADAGEASSAMPALCLAVGAVLLVAFVVHALRVEAPLIDLRLFVHRTFTASSVMTFLHGIAVYGPLLLLPLFYARVRGYDAGEVGWLLAPQGIGSLIGISVAGSLADRYGARPLVIGSTVLTFVGTLPFTQLSADPPVSLLSAALVVRGFGVGLLGVAIVTAAYRDVPAERISRATGTISVVQRVGASSGTAVIALVLGLQLADASAAPAAEAGAYGNTFWWSAGLTLVALIPAALLPRMRPAADRQDAGGADAAPRQRSDSGRPAS; from the coding sequence ATGCCGACAAAATCCGAAGCGCCGCCCCTGGGCCGGCCGTTGATCGTCCTGGCCGGTGTCCAGATGGTCGGCTCGTTCGCCGCTCTTCTGGACGCCACCATCGTGACCGTCGCGCTGGACGCCACCTCCCGGGAGTTCGACGCCTCGGAAAGCGCGGTCGCCTGGGCCAGCACGGCGTATCTGCTGACCATGGCGCTGGTCACCCCCGTGGTGGGGTGGGCCATCGACCGCTTCGGCGCCAGACGCATGTGGATGTCCGCCCTGACGGTCTTCCTGGTCGGGTCGGTGCTGTGCGGCCTGGCCTGGTCACTGGAGAGCCTGGTCGCCTTCCGGGTCGTCCAGGGCATCGGGGGCGGCCTTGTGCTCCCGCTGAACATGGCGATCCTCGCCCAGGCGGCGGGGCCGGAGCGCTTCGGCCGGATCATGAGCATGGTCGGCATCCCCGGCCAACTGGCCCCGATCATGGGGCCGGTGCTCGGTGGTGTGATCGTCGCGGCCGCCGGATGGCGTTGGATCTTCTTCATCAACATTCCGCTGTGCCTGCTGGCGCTGGTCCTGTCGTGGCGGGTGCTGCCCGCCGGACTCCCGCCGGGCAAGGCACCGCTGGACCGGGTGGGTCTGGCGCTGCTGCCGCCCGGCCTGGTGCTGCTCGTGTACGGCTTCTCCCGCATCGCCGATGCGGGGGAAGCCTCCAGCGCGATGCCCGCGCTGTGCCTGGCCGTCGGTGCCGTGCTGCTCGTCGCGTTCGTCGTCCACGCGCTGCGCGTGGAGGCTCCCCTGATCGACCTGCGGCTGTTCGTCCACCGGACGTTCACCGCCTCCTCCGTGATGACCTTCCTGCACGGCATCGCGGTCTACGGCCCCCTGCTGCTGCTCCCGCTGTTCTATGCGCGAGTACGGGGCTACGACGCGGGCGAGGTCGGCTGGCTGCTCGCGCCGCAGGGCATCGGATCGCTGATCGGTATCTCGGTGGCAGGGTCGCTGGCCGACCGGTACGGGGCCCGGCCGCTGGTGATCGGCAGCACCGTCCTGACGTTCGTCGGCACGCTTCCCTTCACCCAACTCTCCGCGGATCCGCCGGTGTCGCTGCTGAGCGCCGCCCTCGTGGTGCGCGGATTCGGGGTCGGCCTGCTCGGGGTAGCCATCGTCACCGCCGCCTACCGCGACGTGCCCGCGGAGCGGATCTCCCGGGCGACCGGCACCATCAGCGTCGTCCAGCGGGTCGGGGCCTCGTCCGGCACCGCGGTGATCGCCCTCGTCCTGGGGCTCCAGCTGGCGGACGCCTCCGCCGCGCCGGCCGCCGAAGCGGGCGCCTACGGCAACACCTTCTGGTGGTCCGCGGGGCTGACCCTCGTGGCCCTGATCCCCGCAGCCCTGTTGCCCCGCATGCGACCGGCGGCGGATCGACAGGACGCGGGCGGTGCGGACGCCGCGCCGCGGCAGCGGTCGGACTCGGGCCGTCCGGCCTCGTGA